GAGCACATGGCGCAGGGTTCGAGCGTCACGTAGAGTTCGCAGCCCGGCAGGCGGTAGTTGCCGAGCTTTTCGGCGGCTGCGCGCAGCGCGACGATCTCCGCATGCGCGGTCGGGTCGTGGCGCCCGATCGGCTGGTTGAAGCCGACGGCGATCACTTCCCCATCCTTGACGACTACCGCGCCCACCGGCACCTCGCCGGCGGCCCAGGCCTTGCGCGCCTCGAGCAGGGCGAGCGCCATCCAGGCGCCATCGCCTTCACGCTCGCAGGACGCCGGCTCGGGCAAGGTCGAATCAGGCATCGGTGATCTCGGCCCAGCAGTTCGGGGTCTCGTGCAGCACCAGCTTCTGCAGGCGCAGGCCGGTGCCGTAGCGGTCGGTGTAGGCGGCCTTCAGGATGCCCCAGGCGACCTGGGCCAGGTTCTCGACG
This window of the Massilia sp. WG5 genome carries:
- the tadA gene encoding tRNA adenosine(34) deaminase TadA — its product is MPDSTLPEPASCEREGDGAWMALALLEARKAWAAGEVPVGAVVVKDGEVIAVGFNQPIGRHDPTAHAEIVALRAAAEKLGNYRLPGCELYVTLEPCAMCSGAMMHARLARVVYAATDPKTGVCGSVLDLFAREELNHHTEVVGGVLADEAGAMLKGFFAERRAARKALP